One Vibrio campbellii CAIM 519 = NBRC 15631 = ATCC 25920 genomic window carries:
- the ald gene encoding alanine dehydrogenase yields the protein MIIGVPKEIKNHEYRVGMIPASVRELISHGHQVLVETNAGAGIGFSDDDYIAVGASILPTATDVFAKADMIVKVKEPQAVERAMLREGQILFTYLHLAPDFPQTDELIKSKAVCIAYETVTDNMGRLPLLAPMSEVAGRMSIQAGAQTLEKSHGGRGLLLGGVPGVEPAKVVVVGGGVVGANAARMAVGLRADVTILDRNVDTLRKLDEEFQGRAKVVYSTEDAIEKHVLEADLVIGAVLIPGAAAPKLVTKEHIAKMKPGAAVVDVAIDQGGCFETSHATTHAEPTYIVDEVVHYCVANMPGAVARTSTFALNNATLPYIVKLANKGYREALLEDKGFLEGLNVIHGKVTCKEVAESFDLEYVEPAQAIAMFN from the coding sequence ATGATCATTGGCGTACCTAAGGAAATCAAGAACCACGAATACCGTGTGGGTATGATCCCAGCTAGCGTGAGAGAACTTATCTCACATGGTCACCAAGTTTTAGTTGAGACCAATGCGGGTGCTGGCATTGGTTTTTCAGACGATGATTACATCGCTGTAGGCGCATCCATTCTTCCTACTGCTACAGACGTGTTTGCGAAAGCAGATATGATTGTAAAAGTAAAAGAACCCCAAGCTGTCGAGCGAGCAATGCTCCGCGAAGGGCAGATTTTATTTACCTATTTGCATCTTGCACCAGATTTTCCACAAACTGATGAGCTAATCAAGAGCAAAGCTGTCTGTATAGCGTATGAGACTGTAACAGATAATATGGGTCGTTTGCCACTGTTAGCACCAATGTCAGAAGTGGCAGGTCGGATGTCTATTCAAGCAGGTGCGCAAACGTTGGAAAAATCGCACGGCGGTCGTGGTTTACTACTAGGTGGCGTACCTGGTGTTGAGCCTGCGAAAGTTGTTGTAGTTGGCGGTGGCGTAGTTGGCGCGAACGCAGCTCGTATGGCTGTAGGTCTTCGTGCAGACGTGACTATCCTAGACCGTAACGTAGATACACTACGTAAACTAGACGAAGAATTCCAAGGTCGCGCTAAAGTGGTTTATTCTACTGAAGACGCTATCGAGAAGCATGTTCTAGAAGCAGACCTAGTGATCGGCGCAGTTCTAATCCCGGGTGCAGCAGCACCTAAACTGGTAACAAAAGAGCATATCGCTAAGATGAAGCCAGGCGCGGCGGTCGTTGACGTAGCGATTGACCAAGGTGGTTGTTTCGAAACTTCTCACGCGACAACGCACGCAGAACCAACTTACATCGTTGACGAAGTGGTTCACTACTGTGTAGCAAACATGCCAGGTGCAGTTGCTCGTACTTCAACATTTGCACTGAACAACGCAACGCTTCCTTACATTGTGAAGCTAGCAAACAAAGGCTACCGTGAAGCACTTCTAGAAGACAAAGGTTTCCTTGAAGGCCTAAACGTTATCCACGGTAAAGTGACTTGCAAAGAAGTTGCTGAGAGCTTTGACCTAGAATACGTTGAACCAGCGCAAGCTATCGCAATGTTCAACTAA
- the lrp gene encoding leucine-responsive transcriptional regulator Lrp: MAENYKKPSKELDRIDRNILNELQKDGRISNVELSKRVGLSPTPCLERVRRLERQGYITGYTALLNPQFLDASLLVFVEITLNRGAPDVFEQFNAAVQKLDDIQECHLVSGDFDYLLKTRVSDMGAYRRLLGDTLLRLPGVNDTRTYVVMEEVKQTNQLVIKTR; this comes from the coding sequence ATGGCAGAGAACTATAAGAAGCCGTCCAAGGAACTAGACCGTATCGACCGCAACATTCTTAATGAACTGCAGAAAGACGGTCGTATTTCGAACGTTGAACTTTCAAAACGTGTAGGACTATCTCCAACGCCGTGTTTGGAGCGTGTGCGTCGCTTAGAGCGTCAAGGTTACATCACAGGGTACACTGCGCTATTAAACCCGCAGTTCCTAGATGCATCACTATTGGTATTCGTAGAAATTACGTTGAACCGTGGTGCGCCAGATGTGTTCGAGCAGTTTAACGCAGCTGTTCAAAAACTAGACGACATCCAAGAATGTCATCTAGTGTCAGGTGATTTCGACTATCTTCTAAAGACACGTGTATCTGATATGGGTGCTTACCGTCGACTACTGGGCGATACGTTACTGCGTCTTCCAGGCGTAAACGACACTCGCACCTACGTCGTTATGGAAGAAGTGAAGCAAACTAACCAGCTTGTGATTAAAACTCGTTAA